A window of the Synechococcus sp. M16.1 genome harbors these coding sequences:
- the gshA gene encoding glutamate--cysteine ligase, producing MTAHSLLLKGFEVELFTGRSNGANVGVAPDVARDLPGFVTEPDSRNLEYVTDPIRDYAELPEALLAPRRTLRRWLQKRELTLLPGSTMSLGDSRRFERSDPENAYHALIEQLYGTRVVTASIHINLGITDLNWLFAAVRLVRCEAALLLALSASSPFLDGQSTSHHSQRWHQFPLTPAAVPLFRDHQHYIEWVEEQLDTGAMRNERHLWTSVRPNGPRRPYDLNRLELRICDLVTNPDQLLAITCLLELRLLALKNNIESLDPLSSSSLSTAELVQLADSNDAAVARSSLNAELRHWQDGRAINCKDWLLELIDQLTPLAESLKLSACLKPLDSLLVDGNQAMRWEAAHGQGQSIENLLQEGIQRMEEEERISTGEACLG from the coding sequence ATGACCGCGCACTCCCTTCTGCTGAAAGGCTTCGAGGTTGAACTGTTCACCGGTCGAAGCAATGGAGCCAACGTGGGCGTCGCCCCCGACGTGGCCAGGGACCTGCCTGGCTTTGTGACGGAACCGGACAGTCGCAACCTCGAATACGTCACCGACCCGATCCGGGATTACGCCGAACTGCCCGAGGCGCTGCTCGCTCCCCGTCGCACACTGCGGCGGTGGCTGCAGAAGCGGGAGCTGACGCTTCTCCCCGGCAGCACCATGAGCCTGGGTGACAGCAGACGATTCGAACGCTCCGACCCCGAGAACGCCTATCACGCGCTGATTGAACAGCTGTATGGCACCAGGGTCGTGACAGCCAGCATCCATATCAACCTTGGGATCACCGATCTCAACTGGTTGTTTGCAGCGGTCCGGCTCGTGCGCTGCGAAGCGGCTCTGCTGCTTGCTCTGAGTGCCAGTTCTCCATTCTTGGATGGGCAGAGCACAAGCCACCACTCCCAGCGATGGCATCAATTCCCGCTCACCCCCGCTGCGGTTCCTCTCTTTAGGGATCACCAGCACTACATCGAGTGGGTGGAGGAGCAACTGGACACTGGTGCCATGCGCAACGAGCGTCACCTGTGGACGTCGGTTCGGCCCAATGGTCCGCGGCGCCCCTACGACCTCAACCGGTTGGAATTAAGGATCTGTGATCTGGTCACCAATCCGGATCAGCTGCTGGCGATCACCTGTCTGCTGGAGCTGCGGCTGCTGGCCCTCAAAAACAACATCGAAAGCCTCGATCCACTCAGCAGCAGTTCGCTGAGCACCGCTGAACTGGTCCAGCTCGCCGACAGCAACGACGCCGCTGTGGCCCGATCCAGCCTGAATGCTGAACTCAGGCATTGGCAGGACGGCCGTGCCATCAACTGCAAAGACTGGCTGCTGGAGCTGATTGATCAGCTCACTCCCCTGGCCGAATCGCTCAAGCTCAGCGCCTGCTTGAAGCCCTTGGATTCCCTGCTTGTTGATGGCAATCAGGCCATGCGCTGGGAAGCGGCCCATGGCCAGGGGCAATCCATCGAGAACCTGCTTCAGGAAGGCATCCAGCGGATGGAGGAGGAGGAACGGATCTCCACCGGGGAAGCCTGTTTGGGATGA
- a CDS encoding anthranilate synthase component I family protein — translation MFSPDRDAFHQAVCSGANLIPLAQSWPADLETPLTTWIKVGDGRPPGVLLESVEGGETLGRWSVIACDPLWTASARNDRLTRTWRDGREETFNGNPFESLRDCLAPYSCVNLPGLPPLGQLYGVWGYELIQWIEPTVAVHPRAAADPPDGIWMLMDAILIFDQVKRQITAVAFGDLSNGADEEQAWQTAIGRIEALRQRMDAPLPAVKPLTWDARSKELPAVRSNRSRDEFEAAVDTAKEHIAAGDVFQLVISQRLETEVPQSPLELYRSLRMVNPSPYMAFFDFGDWQLIGSSPEVMVQAEPAADGIHASLRPIAGTRPRGATPLEDRELEADLLADPKERAEHVMLVDLGRNDLGRVCQPGSVAVQDLMVIERYSHVMHIVSQVEGRLGPTHDVWDLLMAAFPAGTVSGAPKIRAMQLIHELEPDARGPYSGVYGSVDLAGALNTAITIRTMVVQPRDGGGCRVKVQAGAGVVADSQPTAEFEETLNKARGMLTALACLNPPG, via the coding sequence ATGTTCAGTCCCGATCGCGACGCCTTTCATCAGGCTGTTTGCAGTGGCGCCAACCTGATTCCTCTGGCTCAGAGTTGGCCCGCAGATCTTGAAACACCCCTCACCACCTGGATCAAGGTGGGTGACGGAAGACCTCCTGGCGTGCTGCTGGAGTCGGTCGAGGGTGGTGAAACCTTGGGGCGTTGGAGCGTGATCGCCTGCGATCCGCTCTGGACGGCGTCAGCCCGCAACGATCGTCTGACGCGCACCTGGCGAGATGGTCGTGAAGAGACCTTCAACGGCAATCCATTCGAATCACTGCGCGACTGCCTGGCGCCGTACTCTTGCGTCAACCTGCCGGGCCTCCCTCCGCTTGGGCAGCTCTATGGCGTTTGGGGTTACGAACTCATCCAGTGGATCGAACCCACCGTCGCCGTTCATCCCCGCGCTGCTGCCGATCCCCCGGATGGGATCTGGATGTTGATGGACGCGATCCTGATCTTTGACCAGGTGAAACGCCAGATCACCGCTGTCGCCTTTGGCGACCTCTCCAACGGAGCGGATGAGGAGCAGGCCTGGCAAACCGCAATCGGACGGATTGAGGCCCTGCGCCAGCGGATGGACGCACCTCTGCCGGCCGTCAAACCACTGACCTGGGACGCAAGAAGCAAAGAGCTTCCCGCGGTGCGCTCCAACCGCAGCCGCGATGAATTCGAAGCCGCCGTCGACACCGCCAAGGAACACATCGCAGCTGGCGATGTGTTCCAACTGGTGATCAGTCAGCGCCTGGAAACCGAGGTGCCTCAATCGCCCCTTGAGCTGTACCGCAGTTTGCGGATGGTGAATCCTTCCCCGTATATGGCGTTCTTCGACTTTGGGGACTGGCAACTGATTGGCTCCAGTCCGGAAGTGATGGTTCAAGCCGAACCCGCTGCTGATGGCATCCACGCCAGCCTTCGCCCCATCGCCGGAACACGGCCGCGCGGCGCCACGCCCCTGGAAGACCGCGAACTGGAAGCTGACCTGCTGGCCGACCCCAAGGAAAGGGCTGAGCACGTGATGCTTGTTGATCTGGGCCGCAATGACCTCGGCCGGGTCTGTCAGCCCGGAAGCGTGGCCGTGCAGGACCTGATGGTGATCGAGCGCTACTCCCACGTGATGCACATCGTCAGCCAAGTCGAAGGACGCCTGGGCCCGACGCACGACGTGTGGGATCTGCTGATGGCGGCGTTCCCCGCCGGCACCGTGAGCGGCGCACCGAAAATCCGGGCGATGCAACTCATCCACGAGCTGGAGCCCGACGCCCGTGGCCCCTATTCCGGGGTGTACGGATCCGTTGATCTGGCCGGGGCCCTCAACACCGCGATCACGATCCGCACCATGGTGGTGCAACCCCGTGATGGCGGGGGATGCCGGGTGAAAGTGCAGGCCGGGGCCGGCGTTGTGGCCGATTCACAGCCGACGGCGGAGTTTGAGGAGACCCTCAACAAAGCCCGGGGAATGCTCACAGCACTGGCGTGCCTGAATCCACCGGGATGA
- a CDS encoding photosystem I reaction center subunit II PsaD, translating into MAATALNGQLPQHIASTGGLLNSAETEEKYAITWTSKTEQAFELPTGGAALMNSGENLMYFARKEQCLALGTQLRTKFKPRIEDYKIYRIYPGGDTEFLHPKDGVFSEKVNEGRPMVGHNPRRIGQNVNPANIKFSGRNTFDA; encoded by the coding sequence ATGGCAGCAACGGCGTTGAACGGTCAACTTCCCCAGCACATCGCCAGCACTGGCGGCCTTCTGAATTCAGCGGAGACTGAAGAGAAATACGCAATCACCTGGACCAGCAAGACAGAGCAAGCTTTTGAGCTGCCCACCGGTGGCGCCGCTCTGATGAACTCAGGCGAGAACCTGATGTATTTCGCTCGCAAGGAACAGTGCCTCGCCCTCGGCACCCAGCTGCGCACGAAATTCAAGCCCCGGATCGAGGACTACAAGATCTACCGGATCTACCCCGGTGGTGACACCGAGTTCCTGCATCCCAAGGATGGTGTGTTCTCCGAAAAGGTGAACGAAGGTCGTCCCATGGTGGGCCACAACCCCCGTCGAATTGGCCAGAACGTCAACCCGGCCAACATCAAGTTCAGCGGCCGCAACACCTTCGACGCCTGA
- a CDS encoding sensor histidine kinase KdpD: MTGPSFTNLRQRLAQDVPQGRCDEIGVRRLWWAALETLQQDLLERGLERGIWLAAPLPALYEPELLKHLQGWVWAPDQLDQLSPHPTALPGRSSSDESGSLRGFQRLSLRPDDGDDPLLLVITPEVQVALALHGPPQKRQLLMRCDPATLSDVLVQLGGRLEHQSPAQAEQLRQALESIGSLQSNAAWSEQFWPRLTERLTGTAPGLMLQPIQAERPPEAPSHGDLNLLEAITHEVRTPLATIRTLIRSLLRRKDLADVVVNRLRQIDVECSEQIDRFGLIFHAAELQREPNEANLARTDLQAMLSALAPSWTKQLNRRGIALELDLSADLPAILSDSRRLEPMLGGLIDRSTRGLPSGSQLTLHLQAAGPRVKLQLHVEHPDRSQATEAGPSPQREDVGTVLSWDPSTGSLQLSQDATRQMMASLGGRYQPRRDRDITVFFPVHTPAE; the protein is encoded by the coding sequence TTGACCGGCCCCTCCTTCACCAACCTGCGGCAACGGCTGGCACAGGACGTGCCCCAGGGCCGCTGCGATGAGATTGGTGTGCGGCGGCTTTGGTGGGCTGCCCTGGAAACCCTGCAACAGGACCTGCTTGAGCGAGGCCTGGAACGCGGCATCTGGCTGGCTGCCCCCCTGCCAGCCCTCTATGAGCCGGAGTTGCTGAAACATCTGCAGGGATGGGTGTGGGCTCCAGATCAACTGGATCAACTGAGTCCGCATCCAACGGCACTGCCGGGACGGTCCAGCAGCGATGAGTCCGGTTCCCTGCGGGGATTCCAACGCTTGTCCCTGCGCCCCGACGACGGAGATGACCCACTGCTGCTGGTGATCACGCCCGAGGTCCAGGTGGCACTTGCCCTGCATGGGCCGCCCCAGAAGCGGCAGCTGCTGATGCGATGCGACCCGGCCACGCTCAGTGATGTGCTGGTGCAGCTGGGGGGGCGGCTTGAGCACCAGTCACCAGCGCAGGCCGAGCAGCTGCGCCAAGCGCTCGAATCGATCGGCTCCCTGCAGAGCAATGCAGCCTGGTCAGAACAGTTCTGGCCCCGTCTGACGGAGCGGCTCACCGGCACAGCCCCTGGGCTGATGCTGCAACCCATCCAGGCTGAGCGCCCACCGGAAGCGCCCAGCCATGGAGATCTGAATTTGCTGGAAGCGATCACCCATGAGGTGCGCACCCCGCTGGCCACGATCCGAACACTGATCCGCTCTCTTCTGCGGCGAAAGGATCTGGCTGATGTCGTTGTGAATCGCTTGCGGCAGATCGATGTGGAATGCAGCGAGCAGATCGATCGATTTGGCCTGATCTTCCATGCCGCTGAACTGCAACGGGAGCCCAACGAGGCCAATCTGGCCCGCACGGATTTGCAGGCCATGCTGAGCGCCCTTGCACCCAGCTGGACGAAGCAGCTGAACCGTCGCGGGATCGCCTTGGAGCTGGATCTCAGCGCCGACCTACCGGCGATCCTCAGTGACTCCCGTCGACTGGAACCGATGCTGGGGGGTCTGATCGACCGCAGCACCAGGGGGCTCCCCTCCGGCAGTCAGCTCACGCTTCACCTCCAGGCAGCCGGTCCACGGGTGAAGCTTCAGCTGCATGTGGAGCATCCCGACAGGAGCCAGGCCACGGAGGCCGGCCCGTCTCCCCAACGCGAGGACGTGGGCACCGTCCTGAGCTGGGATCCCAGCACCGGGAGCCTGCAGTTAAGCCAGGATGCGACCCGCCAGATGATGGCCAGCCTGGGAGGCCGCTATCAGCCCAGGCGCGACCGCGACATCACCGTTTTTTTCCCGGTGCATACGCCCGCAGAGTGA
- the rodA gene encoding rod shape-determining protein RodA: protein MFSRRDRRRSHREWVLWGVPLGMITIAGVLIASTQRQADYADWYHHWVTAAFGVLLALGLERLPLQRLRPLLVPVYALTVISLVAVRVIGTTALGAQRWISIGGVHVQPSEFAKIAAILLVAAVLSRHPVERPVDLMRPLGVIAVPWLLVFIQPDLGTSLVFGALMLTMLYWSGMPVEWVILLLSPLVTALLSGLLPWAMAIWIPLMGVLAYRSLPWKRLAATATLAIHGAMAAVTPWLWMHGLKDYQRDRLVLFLDPSQDPLGGGYHLLQSTVGIGSGGVLGTGLLQGQLTKLRFIPEQHTDFIFSALGEETGFIGCLLVVLGFAALMARLLQIARNARTDFESLVVIGIGTMLMFQVVVNIFMTIGLGPVTGIPLPFLSYGRSAMVVNFIALGLCLSVVRQSRRSLSHLR from the coding sequence ATGTTCAGCCGACGTGACCGCCGCAGATCGCACCGGGAGTGGGTGCTCTGGGGTGTTCCGCTCGGAATGATCACCATCGCCGGGGTGCTGATCGCCAGCACCCAACGCCAGGCGGACTATGCCGACTGGTATCACCACTGGGTCACCGCGGCCTTCGGAGTGCTGCTGGCGCTGGGGCTGGAACGGCTGCCGTTGCAGCGTCTCCGGCCTCTTTTGGTTCCCGTCTACGCCCTCACGGTGATCAGCCTGGTGGCGGTGCGTGTGATTGGGACCACAGCGCTGGGTGCCCAACGCTGGATCAGCATTGGTGGGGTTCATGTTCAGCCATCGGAGTTCGCCAAGATCGCGGCGATCCTGCTCGTGGCAGCAGTCTTGTCGCGACACCCGGTGGAACGACCGGTTGATCTGATGCGCCCGCTCGGGGTGATTGCAGTGCCTTGGCTGTTGGTGTTCATCCAGCCTGATCTCGGCACATCGCTTGTATTCGGCGCCCTGATGCTCACGATGCTCTATTGGTCGGGGATGCCGGTCGAGTGGGTGATTCTGTTGTTGTCACCGCTGGTGACGGCCCTGCTCTCAGGCCTTCTCCCCTGGGCCATGGCCATCTGGATCCCGCTGATGGGAGTTCTCGCATACCGCTCCTTGCCCTGGAAACGTCTGGCAGCCACAGCAACCCTGGCCATCCACGGCGCCATGGCTGCTGTGACGCCATGGCTCTGGATGCATGGTTTGAAGGACTATCAACGGGACCGTTTGGTGCTGTTCCTCGACCCCAGTCAGGATCCATTGGGCGGGGGCTATCACCTGCTCCAGAGCACCGTTGGCATCGGTTCAGGCGGCGTCTTGGGCACAGGTCTTCTTCAAGGACAACTGACCAAGCTTCGTTTCATCCCTGAACAACACACCGATTTCATCTTCAGCGCCCTCGGTGAGGAAACCGGCTTTATTGGCTGCCTTTTGGTGGTTCTTGGCTTTGCCGCGTTGATGGCACGGCTGCTCCAGATCGCACGCAATGCCCGCACCGACTTCGAATCACTCGTGGTGATCGGGATCGGCACGATGCTGATGTTCCAGGTGGTGGTCAACATCTTCATGACCATCGGCTTGGGCCCCGTCACAGGAATCCCCCTGCCCTTCCTCAGTTATGGGCGCTCAGCCATGGTGGTGAACTTCATCGCGCTCGGCCTCTGCCTGTCGGTGGTCCGGCAAAGCCGTCGCTCCTTGTCGCACCTCCGTTGA
- a CDS encoding Mrp/NBP35 family ATP-binding protein → MTPVEQANQALQQVKDAGSGKTALELGWIEQIRITPPRAVFRLSLPGFAQSQRDRIVAEARGALMALDGIDDVQIEVGQPPSQGGIGQAGHGQPAERQSIPGVRQVIAVSSGKGGVGKSTVAVNLACALAQTGLRVGLLDADIYGPNAPTMLGVADQTPEVQGSGDQQRIVPIETCGIAMVSMGLLIDDHQPVIWRGPMLNGIIRQFLYQAEWGERDVLIVDLPPGTGDAQLSLAQAVPMAGVVIVTTPQQVSLQDARRGLAMFRQMGIPVLGVVENMSTFIPPDRPDCRYALFGSGGGAQLAADYDVPLLAQIPMEMPVQEGGDTGRPIVINRSDSASAAEFKNLAEAVLKAVTQPV, encoded by the coding sequence ATGACCCCGGTCGAGCAGGCCAACCAAGCCCTCCAGCAAGTCAAAGATGCCGGCAGTGGCAAAACGGCCCTGGAGCTTGGCTGGATCGAACAAATCCGCATCACCCCGCCGAGGGCTGTGTTTCGCCTCAGCCTTCCAGGCTTCGCCCAAAGCCAGCGAGACCGCATCGTGGCCGAAGCAAGGGGAGCTCTGATGGCCCTCGATGGCATTGACGACGTGCAGATCGAGGTCGGCCAACCGCCAAGCCAAGGGGGCATTGGCCAGGCTGGCCATGGTCAGCCGGCGGAACGCCAGTCGATCCCCGGCGTGCGCCAGGTGATTGCCGTGAGCAGCGGCAAGGGCGGCGTCGGCAAGAGCACCGTCGCGGTCAATCTGGCCTGCGCCCTCGCCCAGACCGGCCTGCGGGTCGGACTTCTGGACGCCGATATTTACGGGCCTAACGCACCCACCATGCTGGGCGTCGCTGACCAAACACCTGAGGTGCAGGGCAGCGGCGATCAGCAGCGGATTGTCCCGATCGAGACCTGCGGCATCGCCATGGTGTCGATGGGTCTGCTGATCGATGATCACCAGCCTGTGATCTGGCGCGGCCCGATGCTCAACGGCATCATTCGGCAGTTCCTGTATCAGGCCGAATGGGGTGAGCGGGACGTTCTCATCGTTGATCTGCCGCCGGGCACCGGTGATGCACAGCTCTCCCTGGCCCAGGCAGTGCCGATGGCGGGCGTTGTGATCGTGACCACCCCACAACAGGTGTCGCTGCAGGATGCGCGACGGGGGCTCGCCATGTTCCGGCAGATGGGCATTCCCGTTCTGGGCGTGGTGGAGAACATGAGCACCTTCATTCCTCCGGACCGTCCCGACTGCCGCTACGCCCTCTTCGGCAGTGGCGGCGGCGCCCAACTCGCTGCGGATTACGACGTACCCCTGCTGGCTCAGATCCCCATGGAAATGCCCGTGCAGGAAGGCGGTGACACGGGACGACCGATCGTGATCAACCGCAGCGACTCCGCCAGCGCCGCTGAGTTCAAGAACCTTGCTGAAGCGGTGCTCAAGGCCGTCACCCAGCCCGTCTGA
- the hemF gene encoding oxygen-dependent coproporphyrinogen oxidase encodes MVRSLIRRVLGRQDVGVSKAPLELPPSDSRERARSMVMGLQDEICAGLEALDGEGRFVEESWVRPEGGGGRSRVMREGRVFEQGGVNFSEVQGEELPPSILKQRPEAKGHPWFATGTSMVLHPRNPYIPTVHLNYRYFEAGPVWWFGGGADLTPYYPFLDDARHFHRTHQAACDSVHPDLHKVFKPWCDEYFYLKHRGETRGVGGIFYDYQDANGTLYKGQDPCGSAAQVSARLGARPLSWEQLFSLGQANGRAFLPAYAPIVEKRHPMAYGDRERDFQLYRRGRYVEFNLVWDRGTIFGLQTNGRTESILMSLPPLVRWEYGYTAEAGSREALLTELFTKPQDWLGDASLDERCRPHGAIN; translated from the coding sequence ATGGTCCGCTCCCTGATTCGCCGCGTCCTCGGACGCCAGGACGTGGGTGTCAGCAAGGCTCCCCTTGAGCTGCCCCCCAGCGATTCCAGAGAGCGGGCCCGGTCGATGGTGATGGGGCTGCAGGACGAAATCTGTGCGGGCCTGGAAGCCCTCGACGGTGAAGGTCGCTTCGTTGAGGAGAGTTGGGTCAGGCCTGAAGGGGGTGGTGGGCGCTCCCGGGTGATGCGTGAGGGGCGCGTCTTTGAACAGGGCGGCGTGAATTTCTCCGAGGTTCAAGGCGAAGAACTGCCCCCGTCGATCCTCAAGCAGCGTCCTGAGGCCAAGGGGCATCCCTGGTTCGCCACGGGAACCTCGATGGTGCTGCATCCCCGCAACCCCTACATCCCGACCGTTCACCTCAATTACCGCTATTTCGAGGCTGGCCCGGTGTGGTGGTTCGGCGGTGGTGCCGACCTCACGCCCTACTACCCGTTCCTCGACGACGCCCGTCATTTCCATCGCACCCACCAGGCGGCCTGTGATTCAGTTCACCCGGATCTGCACAAGGTGTTCAAGCCCTGGTGCGATGAATACTTTTATTTGAAGCACCGTGGTGAAACCCGCGGCGTTGGCGGCATCTTTTACGACTACCAAGACGCCAACGGCACCCTCTACAAGGGTCAGGATCCCTGCGGGTCTGCTGCTCAGGTGTCGGCTCGCTTGGGAGCTCGGCCGTTGAGCTGGGAGCAGCTGTTCTCCTTGGGGCAGGCCAATGGCAGAGCCTTTCTTCCCGCCTATGCCCCCATCGTGGAGAAGCGCCACCCGATGGCCTATGGCGATCGCGAAAGGGACTTTCAGCTCTATCGCCGGGGACGTTATGTGGAGTTCAACCTGGTGTGGGATCGCGGCACGATCTTCGGCCTGCAGACCAATGGACGCACGGAGTCGATCCTGATGTCTCTGCCCCCGCTGGTGCGTTGGGAGTACGGCTACACCGCCGAGGCCGGATCAAGGGAAGCCCTGCTGACCGAACTGTTCACCAAGCCGCAGGACTGGCTCGGTGATGCCTCGCTGGATGAGCGCTGCCGCCCCCATGGAGCGATCAACTAA
- a CDS encoding N-acetylmuramoyl-L-alanine amidase, producing the protein MGLPAWMRRRRFASGLAIAGLSLATLAMTKAAEQHNWLGTAEPSKKPAPKQPAPCPEPATPDPLLGPRTKKPGSWVGRSPVQSNLPIVVMAGHADSQGTASPGTPGYAVDQQTRPPMQPGIRDELFWNREVQAAVVSQGQARGLNIRAYTPPSISISNDDDPSTNWSKAKVFSERGEYVLEIHFDAYRPHGFGSGLIPVLPNVRELNVVDENLAQAFGRYPRLFRGGLGGPRRGIGILEIAMLEPPLETKLRDPRSRDHTVNCLAERVVNALVQGVS; encoded by the coding sequence ATGGGTCTGCCGGCCTGGATGCGACGGCGTCGCTTTGCCTCAGGACTTGCCATCGCAGGCCTGTCACTGGCAACCCTGGCGATGACCAAGGCTGCGGAACAGCACAACTGGCTTGGCACAGCCGAACCCAGCAAAAAACCAGCACCGAAACAGCCAGCCCCCTGTCCTGAGCCCGCCACGCCAGATCCCTTGCTCGGCCCACGCACAAAGAAACCCGGGAGCTGGGTTGGCAGAAGCCCTGTGCAGAGCAACCTGCCAATCGTCGTCATGGCAGGACATGCCGACTCCCAGGGCACTGCTAGTCCAGGAACCCCTGGATATGCCGTGGATCAGCAGACGCGACCGCCGATGCAACCGGGCATTCGCGATGAGCTGTTCTGGAACCGCGAAGTTCAGGCCGCTGTGGTGAGCCAAGGCCAGGCCCGTGGCTTGAACATCCGCGCCTACACCCCGCCGTCCATCAGCATCTCGAACGATGACGACCCCAGCACCAACTGGTCGAAGGCCAAGGTCTTTTCAGAGCGTGGTGAATATGTCCTGGAGATCCATTTCGATGCCTACCGGCCCCATGGCTTCGGCTCCGGTCTGATTCCGGTGCTCCCAAATGTGCGCGAACTGAATGTCGTCGATGAAAACCTGGCCCAGGCATTTGGGCGCTACCCACGCCTGTTCCGCGGAGGCCTTGGCGGTCCTCGGCGCGGGATCGGAATTCTTGAAATCGCCATGCTGGAGCCCCCTCTCGAGACGAAACTGAGGGATCCACGCTCCAGAGATCACACGGTGAATTGCCTGGCCGAGCGCGTGGTGAACGCGCTCGTTCAAGGCGTCAGTTAG
- a CDS encoding cofactor assembly of complex C subunit B translates to MPAGFQSTLLLTVLLAIGLVFFLRAASKDRTTVVDVMSPQPPITVLDGLSTWLEERGWSRDGGDAERQVLRFKGKVASSQPLAVLLSVLAATGSACFGLVLRQLAPQLHWWPLLLIGLGPLAGAVYTRRAARTEALELQLLPAPEGDGSAIRLRAHRDELIAIELELAETLQLASDGSLLSSPI, encoded by the coding sequence ATGCCTGCAGGATTTCAATCCACCCTCCTGCTGACTGTTCTGCTGGCGATTGGTCTGGTCTTCTTTCTTCGTGCAGCCAGCAAAGACCGAACCACAGTGGTGGACGTGATGTCCCCCCAACCCCCCATCACCGTGCTTGACGGGCTCAGCACTTGGCTGGAAGAGCGCGGCTGGAGCCGGGATGGCGGCGATGCTGAGCGCCAGGTGCTCCGCTTCAAGGGGAAAGTGGCCTCCAGCCAACCCCTTGCCGTATTGCTGTCAGTGCTGGCGGCCACTGGCTCCGCCTGCTTCGGCCTGGTCCTGCGTCAGCTGGCACCCCAACTGCACTGGTGGCCTCTGCTGCTGATTGGCCTCGGCCCTCTGGCAGGAGCTGTCTACACACGGCGGGCAGCTCGCACAGAAGCCCTTGAACTGCAACTCCTTCCTGCTCCCGAGGGAGACGGCAGCGCCATTCGTCTGCGGGCTCATCGGGACGAATTGATCGCCATCGAACTGGAACTGGCTGAGACCCTGCAACTCGCCAGTGACGGATCCCTGCTCTCCTCCCCCATCTGA
- a CDS encoding Pex protein: protein MFSRRKPSRTCLADIEQYFHQPPPQFLDLELAVCWILECLLKDDNYPSGLLQKLIQEEPQLRLSETVLQQALEFLEQQGSISCYTQRCPSRGRPRRMLHLESDARGEAERLMHPWRSWLDSHRFALN, encoded by the coding sequence GTGTTCTCTCGCAGAAAGCCTTCGCGCACCTGTCTGGCAGACATCGAGCAGTACTTCCATCAGCCGCCGCCGCAGTTCCTCGACCTGGAGCTGGCTGTCTGCTGGATCCTCGAGTGCTTGCTCAAAGACGACAACTACCCCTCCGGACTCCTGCAGAAACTGATCCAGGAGGAGCCGCAACTGCGGCTTTCTGAAACCGTGCTGCAACAGGCCCTGGAGTTCCTTGAGCAACAGGGCTCGATCAGCTGTTACACCCAACGCTGCCCGAGCCGCGGACGGCCGCGGCGCATGCTGCACCTTGAATCCGATGCACGCGGCGAAGCCGAGCGACTGATGCACCCCTGGCGCAGCTGGCTGGACTCCCACCGGTTCGCCTTGAACTAA
- a CDS encoding ribonuclease D encodes MAEKSSSPAEFAVFDRDLDAAWTERYLQSPRLAVDTEAMGLIHGRDRLCLVQIADAEDRVACVRIGLGQTEAPNLKRLFEALTVEKVFHFARFDVAALAAGLGIDVNPVFCTKVGSRLGRTYTPRHGLKDLVMELVGVELDKGAQSSDWGRVDELTDAQLAYAANDVRYLLPARERLEQMLRREGRWDLAQRCFQCVPVVAELDRLRFHQIFEH; translated from the coding sequence ATGGCTGAGAAGTCGTCATCCCCAGCGGAATTCGCCGTCTTTGATCGCGACCTCGATGCAGCTTGGACGGAGCGCTATCTGCAGTCCCCGCGGCTTGCGGTTGATACCGAAGCGATGGGGCTGATCCATGGGCGTGATCGGCTTTGCCTGGTTCAGATCGCCGACGCCGAAGACCGTGTGGCCTGCGTCCGCATTGGCCTGGGCCAGACCGAGGCGCCGAATCTCAAGCGCCTGTTTGAGGCGCTCACGGTGGAGAAGGTGTTTCACTTCGCCCGTTTTGATGTGGCTGCGCTTGCCGCCGGTTTGGGGATCGACGTGAACCCCGTGTTCTGCACCAAGGTCGGCAGTCGGCTCGGCCGCACGTACACCCCCCGCCATGGCCTCAAGGATCTGGTGATGGAATTGGTCGGCGTTGAGCTGGACAAGGGCGCCCAGAGCAGTGACTGGGGCCGGGTGGACGAACTCACGGATGCCCAGCTGGCCTACGCCGCCAACGATGTGCGCTATCTGCTGCCAGCCCGTGAGCGCCTGGAGCAGATGTTGCGGCGGGAAGGGCGCTGGGATCTGGCGCAACGCTGCTTCCAGTGCGTTCCGGTGGTAGCCGAGCTGGATCGGCTGCGCTTTCACCAGATCTTTGAGCACTGA